CAGCCACGGCTCGCAGGCCGCGATGAAGTCCTTCTCCGGCAGCTCGCGCAGGTGCGTGGCGTTGATCGCCTCGCACTTCTTCAGGTCGAAGCGGGCCGGGTTGGCGTTGACGTCGTGGATGTCGAAGGCGGCGACCATCTCGTCCATGGAGAAGATGTCGCGGTCCTCGGAGATCGACCAGCCAAGGAGGGAAAGGTAGTTGAGCAGCCCCGAGGGCAGGAAGCCGCGCTCGCGGTAGAGGTTGAGGGAGGCTTGCGGGTCGCGCTTGGAGAGCTTCTTGTTGCCCTCCCCCATCACATACGGCAGGTGCCCGAACTCCGGGATCCGCTTGGCGACGCCCAGCTCCGTGAGTGCCTTGTAGAGGGCGATCTGGCGCGGGGTGGAGGAGAGCAGGTCCTCGCCGCGCAGCACGTGGGTGATGTCCATCAGCGCGTCGTCAACCGGGTTGACGAGCGTGTAGAGCGGGGCACCGTTGGCGCGCAGGATGCCGTAGTCGGTCACGTTCTCCGGCTGGAAGGTGATCTCGCCGCGGACCAGGTCCGTGAAGGTGACGGGCTCGTCCGGCATGCGGAAGCGGACGACGTGGCTGCGGCCCTCGGCCTCGTACGCGGCGATCTGCTCGCCGGTCAGCTCTCGGCACCGGCCGTCGTAGCCGGAGGGGCGGCCTGCCTCGCGGGCGGCCTCGCGGCGCTGCTCCAGCTCCTCGGCGGTGCAGTAGCAGGGGTAGGCGTAGCCGCCCTCCAGCAGCTTGCGGGCGACGTCCGCGTAGATGTCCATCCGCTGGGACTGGCGGTAGGGGCCGTGCGGGCCGCCCCCCGCGACGAAGCCGCCGTCGGACACCTCCGGGCCCTCGTCCCAGTCGAGGCCCAGCCAGCGCATCGAGTCCAGGAGCTGCTGGTAGGACTCCTCCGAGTCGCGTGCCGCGTCGGTGTCCTCGATGCGGAAGACCAGGGTGCCGCCGGTGTGGCGGGCGTACGCCCAGTTGAACAGGGCTGTGCGGACCAGCCCCACGTGGGGGTTGCCGGTCGGGGAGGGACAGAAACGTACACGGACGTCCGTGCCCGTGGCCCCCCCACCGGGAGCCGCCTCGCTCTGTCGATCCCGGCCCCCGGTGTGGCCTGCCTGTCCGGCTGGGGGTCCGGGGGGCGTCCCCCGGGAGAACTCAGTAGTCACGCTTGATCACCTTGTTGGTGAGAGTGCCGATGCCTTCGATGGTGACGGCGACCTCGTCGCCGACGTTCAGGGGGCCGACACCCGCGGGGGTGCCGGTGAGGATGACGTCGCCCGGCAGGAGAGTCATCGCCTCGGTGATGTGCACGATGAGGTCCTCGATGGACCGCACCATCTCGCTGGTGCGGCCGAGCTGGCGCTGCTCGCCGTTCACGGTGCACATGATGCCGAGGTCGGCCGGGTCCAGCTCCGTCTCGATCCAGGGGCCCAGCGGGCAGGAGCTGTCGAAGCCCTTGGCGCGGGCCCACTGCTTCTCGCTGCGCTGGATGTCGCGCGCGGTGACGTCGTTGGCGCAGGTATAGCCCATGATGACGTCCTTGACGCGCTCGCGGGGCACGTCCTTGCACAGGCGGCCGATGACGACGGCCAGCTCGGCCTCGTAGTGCACCTCGGAGGAGAAGGACGGGTACACGATCGGGTCGCCCGTGCCGATGACCGAGGTGGAGGGCTTGAAGAAGGCGACAGGGGTCTCCGGGACCTCGTTGCCCAGCTCCTTGGCGTGCTCGGCGTAGTTCCTGCCGATCGCGACGACCTTGTTGGGGAGCATGGGGGGCAGGAGGCGGAGCTTGTCCAGCGGGAGTTTCTGGCCCGAGCGCTCGAAGTCCGCGAAGGGGTGGCCCTTGATGATGTCCAGGACGGGGCCGCCTTCTGTGGAGGCGTCTCCCTCGACCACGCCGAAACCTACGGTTCCGTCTAGTGAGAATCTGGCGATGCGCACGGGGGTCTGTCCTTCGCTGGGGTGCTCTTTGGGCCTGACGCCCCAGCGTATTCCACTCGCCGTGGGGGCGGGCCTTGGGATTATTGCCCCTGCCCCTCCCCCAGCCTTCGGCCGGGGGGACCCCGCCTTCCCACTTCTTCCGGGGGCTCCACCCTCTTGCCCCCGCTCCTCGAACTCTTCCGGCCGTCGGCCGGGAGGTGCCCCCGGAGGGGCTGGTTTTAGCGCAGGCGGGCCATCAAGGCGTGTTCGACCAGCGTGATCAGGGCGCTCTTCGCGTCCGCGCGGTGGCGGGCGTCGGTGATGATGATCGGGGCGTCCGGGCCGATCTGGAGGGCTTCGCGGACTTCTTCCGGGGTGTAGGGCTGATGTCCGTCGAAGCCGTTGAGGGCGATGACGAAGGGCAGACCGCTGTTCTCGAAATAGTCGACCGCCGGGAAACAGTCCGCGAGACGACGGGTGTCGACCAGCACGACAGCGCCGATCGCACCGCGCACCAAGTCGTCCCACATGAACCAGAAACGGTCCTGACCCGGCGTACCGAACAGATACAGGATCAGGTCCTGGTCCAGGGTGATACGGCCGAAGTCCATGGCCACCGTCGTGGTGGTCTTGTCCGCGGTGTGGGTCAGATCGTCGATACCTGCCGAGGCGGAGGTCATGACGGCCTCGGTGCGCAGCGGGTTGATCTCCGAGACCGCGCCGACGAAGGTCGTCTTGCCCACGCCGAAGCCACCGGCCACCACGATCTTCGCGGAGGTCGTGGAGCGGGCTGTCGTACCCCCGACGGGCCCGCCGCTAGAGCTTCCGAAGTCCACTGAGCACCCTTTCGAGCAGTGTCACGTCT
This sequence is a window from Streptomyces sp. NBC_01775. Protein-coding genes within it:
- the gltX gene encoding glutamate--tRNA ligase, with the protein product MTTEFSRGTPPGPPAGQAGHTGGRDRQSEAAPGGGATGTDVRVRFCPSPTGNPHVGLVRTALFNWAYARHTGGTLVFRIEDTDAARDSEESYQQLLDSMRWLGLDWDEGPEVSDGGFVAGGGPHGPYRQSQRMDIYADVARKLLEGGYAYPCYCTAEELEQRREAAREAGRPSGYDGRCRELTGEQIAAYEAEGRSHVVRFRMPDEPVTFTDLVRGEITFQPENVTDYGILRANGAPLYTLVNPVDDALMDITHVLRGEDLLSSTPRQIALYKALTELGVAKRIPEFGHLPYVMGEGNKKLSKRDPQASLNLYRERGFLPSGLLNYLSLLGWSISEDRDIFSMDEMVAAFDIHDVNANPARFDLKKCEAINATHLRELPEKDFIAACEPWLKAPYAPWPEANFSQRAFEELAPLAQTRLTVLADITDNVDFLFLDEPVEDEKSWQKAMKEGSADLLRTARAKLDIADWTSPESLKEAVLGAGEEHGLKLGKAQAPVRVAVTGRTVGLPLFESLQVLGKDRTLERIDAALAKLAAQPG
- a CDS encoding fumarylacetoacetate hydrolase family protein, translated to MRIARFSLDGTVGFGVVEGDASTEGGPVLDIIKGHPFADFERSGQKLPLDKLRLLPPMLPNKVVAIGRNYAEHAKELGNEVPETPVAFFKPSTSVIGTGDPIVYPSFSSEVHYEAELAVVIGRLCKDVPRERVKDVIMGYTCANDVTARDIQRSEKQWARAKGFDSSCPLGPWIETELDPADLGIMCTVNGEQRQLGRTSEMVRSIEDLIVHITEAMTLLPGDVILTGTPAGVGPLNVGDEVAVTIEGIGTLTNKVIKRDY
- a CDS encoding GTP-binding protein, producing the protein MDFGSSSGGPVGGTTARSTTSAKIVVAGGFGVGKTTFVGAVSEINPLRTEAVMTSASAGIDDLTHTADKTTTTVAMDFGRITLDQDLILYLFGTPGQDRFWFMWDDLVRGAIGAVVLVDTRRLADCFPAVDYFENSGLPFVIALNGFDGHQPYTPEEVREALQIGPDAPIIITDARHRADAKSALITLVEHALMARLR